Proteins from one Hyperolius riggenbachi isolate aHypRig1 chromosome 2, aHypRig1.pri, whole genome shotgun sequence genomic window:
- the LOC137544419 gene encoding endothelin-2-like isoform X1: protein MLGAGLLPLMLAAAGALSLPDSTSTVHSSSHTRIKRCSCNNWMDKECIYFCHLDIIWVNTGGQTIPYGLGSPRRRRRRTSARCLCDDVKDKTCTSFCYKEPWNITASNQRANEEMRAINTLPNMKKSQAHLLRILRDVASYRKSILYYRQGLASSASKLPSTSVFWKKKR from the exons gTGCTCTTTCTTTGCCAGATTCCACCTCTACTGTACATTCAAGCAGCCACACACGGATCAAGAGATGCTCTTGCAACAACTGGATGGATAAGGAGTGTATTTATTTCTGCCACTTGGATATTATATGGGTGAATACAGGAGG ACAGACCATTCCTTATGGACTAGGAAGCCCAAGAAGGCGTAGGAGGAGGACATCAGCACGTTGCCTGTGTGATGATGTGAAGGACAAGACCTGCACCAGCTTCTGCTATAAGGAGCCATG GAATATAACCGCAAGCAATCAAAGAGCAAATGAGGAAATGCGTGCAATAAATACCTTACCAAACATGAAGAAGTCTCAAGCCCACCTTCTGCGAATATTAAG AGATGTTGCATCATACAGGAAGTCTATTCTGTATTACCGCCAGGGATTAGCCTCCTCTGCTTCTAAGCTTCCTTCAACATCTGTATTTTGGAAAAAGAAGAGATAA
- the LOC137544419 gene encoding endothelin-2-like isoform X2, whose product MGEYRRTIPYGLGSPRRRRRRTSARCLCDDVKDKTCTSFCYKEPWNITASNQRANEEMRAINTLPNMKKSQAHLLRILRDVASYRKSILYYRQGLASSASKLPSTSVFWKKKR is encoded by the exons ATGGGTGAATACAGGAGG ACCATTCCTTATGGACTAGGAAGCCCAAGAAGGCGTAGGAGGAGGACATCAGCACGTTGCCTGTGTGATGATGTGAAGGACAAGACCTGCACCAGCTTCTGCTATAAGGAGCCATG GAATATAACCGCAAGCAATCAAAGAGCAAATGAGGAAATGCGTGCAATAAATACCTTACCAAACATGAAGAAGTCTCAAGCCCACCTTCTGCGAATATTAAG AGATGTTGCATCATACAGGAAGTCTATTCTGTATTACCGCCAGGGATTAGCCTCCTCTGCTTCTAAGCTTCCTTCAACATCTGTATTTTGGAAAAAGAAGAGATAA